A section of the Candidatus Poribacteria bacterium genome encodes:
- a CDS encoding Gfo/Idh/MocA family oxidoreductase: protein MKTYRVAIVGLGRMGSTLDQSIASASHVSERLEVVAGAETIPERRTAFQEKWGVKTVYEDYQEMIEKERPDLVGVCTTATGLPKPGNRAPSTTFRDDAHADMAVHAANAGVPMLFVEKAISCSVQKADEVLEACRKHGTAFNTGVLRRFSSRYKQIREMIARGDIGEPQSAVVYGAASLMHVHIHWMDTLSYLLGDPEIAAVRGDLLPRSIEVKDNRLEEDPQGLFQLVFANGIEAWSVPDGGREYEIVGTEGTLRSMWDGAAVTFRKLNGADDWPLQWEGEVFPEETPVSTVVSLLEDLVNAHESGSPSIGNIEVTHPITEACITVAESHRQGGRWVDLPMQNRDLYVFHV from the coding sequence ATGAAGACCTACCGAGTGGCGATTGTGGGGCTAGGGCGTATGGGTAGTACACTTGACCAATCGATTGCGTCGGCGTCCCATGTGAGCGAACGGCTTGAAGTGGTGGCAGGGGCGGAAACGATTCCGGAACGGCGGACGGCATTTCAAGAGAAATGGGGCGTAAAAACGGTTTACGAAGACTATCAAGAGATGATCGAGAAGGAGCGGCCGGATCTGGTGGGCGTGTGTACCACGGCAACGGGTTTGCCGAAACCGGGCAATCGCGCCCCATCAACCACCTTTCGGGACGACGCACACGCAGATATGGCGGTCCACGCGGCGAATGCCGGTGTACCGATGTTGTTCGTGGAGAAAGCGATCTCTTGTTCTGTACAGAAGGCTGATGAAGTCCTTGAAGCCTGTCGCAAACACGGCACTGCGTTCAACACAGGTGTATTGAGACGTTTTAGCAGCCGATACAAGCAGATACGGGAGATGATTGCGCGAGGGGATATCGGTGAACCCCAATCGGCGGTGGTTTATGGGGCTGCTAGCCTGATGCACGTGCACATCCACTGGATGGATACCCTTTCCTACCTGCTCGGCGATCCAGAGATTGCAGCAGTACGCGGGGATCTGTTGCCCAGAAGTATAGAGGTTAAGGACAACCGCCTTGAGGAAGACCCACAGGGACTTTTTCAACTCGTTTTCGCCAACGGAATCGAGGCATGGTCAGTGCCGGACGGTGGACGAGAGTATGAGATAGTCGGGACGGAAGGCACCCTCCGATCGATGTGGGATGGTGCAGCGGTGACTTTCCGGAAGCTGAATGGGGCAGATGATTGGCCCCTACAATGGGAAGGGGAGGTATTTCCAGAAGAAACTCCGGTCAGCACAGTTGTTTCTTTGCTAGAGGACTTGGTAAACGCGCATGAGTCAGGAAGCCCGTCAATTGGCAATATTGAGGTGACACACCCAATCACAGAGGCGTGCATTACTGTGGCGGAGAGTCATCGACAGGGCGGTCGATGGGTTGACCTGCCGATGCAGAATCGAGATTTGTACGTTTTTCATGTGTAG